Proteins from one Nitrospinota bacterium genomic window:
- a CDS encoding TraM recognition domain-containing protein has protein sequence MFGLFTPKPPIELTPIEGKTILGRGYSLDDPTKKRIPVLLPDEDRKRHMWVFGTTGVGKTRVMENMIEQDIRKGYSVAVFDPKGDIELFSKIAQVAFEEGREEDLMLVTPIFPELSARIDPLRYFATPEELAGHIVSGVTVGREPYFSNVAYDLSLSIVQALVLLSKYSGEDPDFNLDEVKKYITHNGLENLKSQVQVIDTPDLIKQARDIIQDIDRILENEKDYFNKISNSLAVALRELTTGNIGAVIGKADMNRFVERLEQNKPVILVVQPGSLLMRRAAYTAGKVLVSMIQAMVGRKYASGKKLSPSLCIYLDEAQSLIYPGIDEMFSKAGSANVSVHGFCQSLSQLYAAIGKDYSKSIMDNTNTRIFMRVPDLDTATYIADHFGDKTVWSPFLSLDGSGSVSARDDKIPVIEASEITKLNPRVAYMFTYSGRWKLRTADVSELWLDVIFPELKTRLESEGEE, from the coding sequence ATGTTTGGATTATTCACTCCGAAACCTCCAATCGAACTTACACCTATTGAAGGGAAAACGATCCTTGGCAGGGGTTACTCGCTTGACGACCCGACAAAGAAAAGAATTCCGGTACTCCTACCCGACGAGGACCGCAAGCGGCATATGTGGGTATTCGGCACGACCGGCGTAGGCAAAACAAGGGTAATGGAAAACATGATCGAGCAGGATATACGGAAAGGATATTCAGTCGCTGTTTTCGACCCAAAAGGAGACATAGAACTCTTTTCAAAGATAGCCCAGGTAGCTTTCGAAGAGGGGCGCGAAGAGGATCTTATGCTGGTAACACCAATATTCCCGGAGTTGTCTGCAAGGATAGATCCGCTACGATATTTCGCCACCCCAGAAGAACTTGCAGGCCACATAGTTTCCGGCGTAACGGTAGGTAGGGAGCCTTACTTTTCCAACGTAGCCTACGACCTATCGCTTTCGATAGTCCAGGCGTTGGTACTCCTTTCTAAATACTCAGGAGAGGATCCCGACTTCAACCTGGATGAAGTAAAGAAGTACATCACACACAACGGCCTTGAAAACCTCAAATCACAGGTGCAGGTGATAGACACGCCTGACCTTATAAAACAGGCGCGTGACATTATCCAGGATATCGACCGCATACTTGAAAACGAGAAGGATTATTTCAACAAGATTAGCAACAGCCTAGCGGTCGCGTTACGGGAACTTACAACAGGAAACATCGGAGCCGTCATCGGCAAGGCGGATATGAACCGTTTCGTGGAACGTCTTGAACAGAACAAGCCGGTAATTCTTGTGGTGCAACCAGGCTCACTGCTTATGCGGCGTGCCGCCTACACTGCGGGGAAGGTGCTGGTCTCTATGATCCAGGCGATGGTTGGGAGAAAATACGCATCCGGCAAGAAGCTCTCCCCTTCCCTATGCATCTACCTTGACGAAGCGCAAAGCCTCATCTATCCAGGGATAGATGAAATGTTCTCAAAAGCAGGATCTGCCAACGTATCGGTCCACGGCTTTTGCCAGTCGCTTTCACAGCTTTATGCAGCCATCGGCAAGGATTACAGCAAGTCGATTATGGACAACACAAATACAAGGATCTTCATGCGGGTACCGGACCTTGATACCGCGACATACATTGCGGATCACTTCGGAGATAAGACAGTTTGGTCGCCATTCTTATCTTTGGATGGAAGCGGAAGCGTCTCCGCGCGGGACGACAAAATCCCGGTTATTGAAGCATCCGAAATTACCAAGCTAAATCCAAGGGTTGCGTACATGTTCACATACAGCGGTCGCTGGAAGCTTCGCACGGCGGAC